A region from the Paludicola sp. MB14-C6 genome encodes:
- a CDS encoding class B sortase, whose translation MKMTTGKTKGKKSVARIILLVAICVVLIFAVVIGALLVRKYAAGKQFQKEAQEFYNPVSSIENKDGTPSKSGNTIDKKTGVVKDFNKLYEINKDTIGWLSIPETRLDLPVAKASDNTYYLNHTITKKSYSLGIPFADSKATFTKDKQSNNITIYSHAAKDGSYFAVLKNYKDVAFYKSHPNITFNTIYGTGNYKIIGLFMEDVSDNNKAMFNYHDYTDMNEAQFNDYVANVMKRNYFKTSVDTKFGDQLITLSTCDYEVNNTDFRIALVARKVRAGESAKVDTGSAVKNANQMMPARWYEKKDIKNPFAK comes from the coding sequence ATGAAAATGACAACAGGAAAAACCAAAGGGAAAAAGAGCGTAGCACGTATTATTTTGCTTGTTGCTATATGTGTGGTACTTATTTTTGCAGTAGTAATTGGCGCTTTGCTCGTTCGCAAATATGCAGCAGGAAAACAATTTCAAAAGGAAGCACAGGAATTTTATAACCCTGTATCCAGTATTGAAAATAAGGATGGAACACCTAGTAAAAGCGGAAATACCATTGATAAAAAAACAGGTGTTGTAAAAGATTTTAATAAGCTTTATGAAATTAACAAAGATACAATAGGATGGCTTTCTATACCTGAAACACGTTTAGATTTGCCCGTTGCAAAAGCTTCCGATAATACTTATTATTTGAATCATACCATAACGAAAAAATCTTACTCATTGGGTATTCCATTTGCAGATAGTAAAGCCACTTTTACAAAAGATAAGCAAAGTAACAATATTACAATCTATTCCCACGCAGCAAAAGATGGATCTTATTTTGCTGTCTTAAAGAATTATAAGGATGTTGCATTCTATAAAAGTCATCCAAATATCACGTTTAATACAATCTATGGAACAGGTAATTATAAAATTATTGGGCTATTTATGGAAGATGTAAGCGATAATAATAAGGCTATGTTTAATTATCATGATTACACTGATATGAACGAAGCACAATTTAACGATTATGTCGCAAATGTTATGAAACGTAATTATTTTAAAACCAGTGTTGATACGAAGTTTGGCGATCAACTGATTACCCTATCAACTTGTGATTATGAAGTAAACAATACTGATTTCCGAATTGCTTTAGTGGCTAGAAAAGTACGGGCTGGTGAGTCTGCAAAGGTAGATACGGGTTCCGCTGTAAAAAATGCAAATCAGATGATGCCTGCAAGATGGTATGAGAAAAAGGACATTAAAAATCCATTTGCCAAATAA
- a CDS encoding cysteine desulfurase family protein has product MQEIYLDNSATTKPCDAAITACVQAMQQDYGNPSSLHRKGFEAEKVVIKAKQELAKALFCEPSEILFTSGATESNNLAVVGSVLANKRKGNKIVTTAIEHPSVKETMKMLQQQGYIIKEVFPREDGAFYEMDFFDEVDDQTVLVSCMWVNNETGLILPIEKIAKAVKRKNPNTVVHVDAVQGFLKLSIKLKNNEIDLLSMSGHKVYAPKGIGALYIKKGIRLVPQTFGGNQQSGIRSGTEPTPLIAAFGAAVASQREQISAVKERYQQLKDYFVEKLAEIPEVHINTKLDNSAPHILNISIANIRSEVMLHYLEQYGIYVSSGSACAKGKQSYVLAAFGLEKEYTDTAIRISFSPDITIQQLDYVTEQLKEGINTLAKIKR; this is encoded by the coding sequence ATGCAAGAAATATATTTAGATAATAGTGCAACAACAAAGCCTTGCGATGCGGCAATTACTGCATGTGTACAAGCAATGCAGCAGGATTACGGGAATCCATCATCGTTACACAGAAAAGGCTTTGAAGCAGAAAAAGTAGTTATAAAAGCCAAACAAGAGCTTGCGAAAGCATTGTTTTGTGAGCCAAGTGAAATTTTATTTACATCAGGTGCAACAGAATCCAATAATTTAGCGGTTGTTGGAAGTGTTCTTGCGAATAAACGTAAGGGCAATAAAATTGTTACTACAGCGATTGAACATCCCTCTGTGAAAGAAACAATGAAAATGTTACAACAGCAAGGATACATAATCAAAGAAGTTTTTCCAAGAGAAGATGGTGCTTTTTATGAGATGGATTTTTTTGATGAAGTAGACGATCAAACGGTATTGGTGAGCTGTATGTGGGTAAATAATGAAACGGGATTGATTTTGCCGATTGAAAAAATAGCGAAAGCTGTTAAAAGAAAGAATCCGAATACAGTTGTCCATGTAGATGCTGTTCAAGGGTTTTTAAAGCTGTCAATTAAGCTCAAAAACAATGAAATTGATTTATTGAGCATGAGTGGACATAAAGTCTATGCACCCAAAGGAATAGGAGCGTTATATATAAAAAAAGGCATACGTTTAGTTCCACAAACCTTTGGCGGAAATCAGCAAAGCGGAATTCGATCGGGCACCGAACCTACTCCGTTAATAGCTGCATTTGGAGCGGCAGTTGCAAGTCAGCGAGAGCAAATTTCGGCTGTTAAAGAACGTTATCAACAATTAAAGGATTATTTTGTTGAAAAATTAGCTGAAATTCCTGAAGTGCATATTAACACAAAATTAGATAATAGTGCACCTCATATATTAAATATCTCAATTGCAAATATCCGTTCTGAGGTTATGCTACACTATTTAGAGCAATATGGAATATATGTTTCAAGTGGCTCAGCTTGTGCGAAAGGAAAGCAAAGCTATGTTTTAGCGGCATTTGGTTTAGAAAAAGAATATACTGATACGGCAATTCGCATTAGCTTTTCACCCGATATTACAATACAGCAGCTTGATTATGTTACAGAACAGTTGAAAGAGGGAATTAATACCCTCGCAAAAATAAAAAGATAA
- a CDS encoding CinA family protein has product MIIQLAQQLVEKLNDLQFTIATAESCTGGMVAQYITSVSGASSVFDCGVISYANRIKEQELNVSHQNLVEYGAVSEQVCKQMAGGILHKANADVGISVTGIAGPTGGTKEKPVGTVYIGVATKSKVFCKRLNLEGNREDIRKQTVQCLFEMTLQVLETDSVSI; this is encoded by the coding sequence ATGATAATACAATTAGCTCAACAGCTTGTTGAAAAGTTAAATGATTTACAGTTTACAATTGCTACGGCAGAAAGCTGTACAGGTGGAATGGTTGCACAATATATTACATCAGTAAGCGGAGCTTCCTCTGTGTTTGACTGTGGCGTTATTTCTTATGCCAATCGCATAAAAGAGCAGGAACTCAATGTATCGCATCAAAATTTAGTGGAATACGGTGCTGTAAGCGAGCAGGTTTGTAAACAGATGGCAGGAGGAATTCTTCATAAAGCAAATGCTGACGTCGGAATATCGGTAACAGGAATTGCAGGGCCTACCGGTGGGACAAAAGAAAAGCCGGTTGGAACAGTATATATCGGTGTTGCAACAAAATCGAAAGTCTTTTGCAAACGTTTAAATTTAGAAGGTAATAGAGAAGATATTCGAAAGCAAACTGTTCAATGCTTGTTCGAGATGACATTACAAGTTTTAGAAACTGACAGTGTTTCAATATGA
- the thiI gene encoding tRNA uracil 4-sulfurtransferase ThiI, translating into MKEIILVKNGEIALKGLNRHTFEDALVKNIRWRLRKIGKFQIKKAQSTIYITPENEQVDLDEACDALKKVFGIAAFSRSVVTQKDLEVIKTDAIEYLKDLLPYTKTFKVAAKRADKRFPYQSPDLQRELGGALLDAYPHLKVDVHNPEVTVTVEIREESAYVHAKVIQGAGGMPVGTSGEGLLLVSGGIDSPVAGYMMARRGLKMSAMHFISPPYTSDRALQKVETLCEKLSDYSGDIVFYCVPFTKLQEAIRDNCPEELFTIIMRRLMMEIAIRFAERENIPCLVTGESLAQVASQTVYAIATTNAVADRPVFRPLIGMDKNDIIAIARQIDTFETSILPYEDCCTVFTPKRPKTKPTLKYVEESQAAFDFEPLLADAVDNTIIKTIKM; encoded by the coding sequence ATGAAAGAAATTATACTTGTCAAAAATGGCGAGATTGCATTAAAAGGATTAAATAGACATACTTTTGAGGATGCATTGGTAAAAAATATTAGATGGCGTCTTCGTAAAATAGGTAAGTTTCAAATTAAAAAAGCACAATCAACAATTTATATTACCCCTGAAAATGAACAAGTTGATTTGGATGAGGCTTGCGATGCGTTAAAAAAAGTATTTGGCATTGCAGCTTTTTCAAGATCGGTTGTTACTCAAAAAGATTTAGAAGTTATTAAAACAGATGCAATTGAATATTTGAAAGATTTACTACCATACACCAAAACCTTTAAAGTTGCAGCAAAACGGGCTGATAAACGGTTCCCATATCAATCTCCTGATTTGCAAAGAGAGTTAGGGGGAGCATTATTGGATGCATATCCTCATTTAAAGGTTGATGTGCATAATCCTGAGGTAACAGTAACGGTAGAAATTCGGGAAGAATCTGCTTATGTTCATGCAAAAGTAATTCAAGGTGCAGGCGGTATGCCTGTTGGAACAAGTGGCGAAGGTTTGCTTTTGGTTTCCGGTGGAATTGATAGTCCGGTTGCAGGATATATGATGGCAAGAAGAGGCTTGAAAATGTCTGCAATGCATTTTATAAGTCCTCCATATACCAGTGATCGTGCATTGCAAAAGGTAGAAACATTATGTGAAAAATTATCTGATTATTCAGGTGACATTGTGTTTTACTGTGTACCGTTTACCAAATTACAAGAAGCAATTCGTGATAACTGTCCCGAAGAATTATTTACGATTATCATGCGTCGATTGATGATGGAAATAGCAATTCGGTTTGCAGAGCGTGAAAACATACCTTGCTTGGTAACAGGCGAAAGTTTAGCCCAAGTTGCAAGCCAAACAGTTTACGCAATTGCTACAACAAATGCAGTAGCAGATCGACCTGTGTTTAGACCGCTAATCGGTATGGACAAGAATGATATTATTGCAATTGCAAGACAAATTGATACCTTTGAAACTTCTATTTTACCTTACGAGGATTGTTGTACCGTATTTACTCCGAAACGACCTAAAACGAAACCAACATTAAAGTATGTTGAAGAGTCTCAAGCAGCTTTTGACTTTGAACCATTATTGGCGGATGCCGTGGATAATACAATAATAAAGACAATTAAGATGTAA
- a CDS encoding GNAT family N-acetyltransferase — MKYFQKLVGNHIYLSPMNEEDAPTYVKWLNDFAVTDGVGSSWRVTSLDGEKKWIENNVNDYQFAIVKKENDELIGNCGIMQVDHLRQCGEVGLFIGEEENRGKGYGAEVMNLLVDYCFDYLNLNNVMLRVFSFNERAITCYKKVGFQEIGRRRQAYFVKGKFYDEVYMDIIREER, encoded by the coding sequence ATGAAATATTTTCAAAAATTAGTTGGAAATCATATTTATCTATCTCCGATGAATGAGGAGGACGCTCCAACCTATGTAAAATGGCTGAATGATTTTGCTGTAACAGATGGAGTTGGAAGCTCATGGAGAGTGACTTCACTAGATGGTGAAAAGAAATGGATTGAAAACAATGTTAATGATTATCAGTTTGCGATTGTGAAAAAAGAAAATGATGAGTTAATTGGTAACTGTGGAATTATGCAAGTGGACCATCTTAGGCAGTGTGGCGAAGTGGGATTGTTTATCGGAGAAGAAGAAAACCGAGGCAAAGGTTATGGAGCAGAGGTAATGAACTTGCTTGTAGATTATTGTTTTGATTATTTGAATCTCAATAATGTAATGCTAAGGGTGTTCTCTTTTAATGAACGTGCAATTACATGTTATAAAAAAGTTGGATTTCAAGAAATCGGCAGAAGAAGACAAGCCTATTTTGTAAAAGGCAAATTCTACGATGAAGTCTATATGGATATCATTCGGGAAGAACGCTAA
- the ypeB gene encoding germination protein YpeB, translated as MTFRITKRALIRLISFAVAIILVASLLVYTYSEQTHQSKLALQYQYMQSVDDLTHYAQNVNSDLTKIIYAQTPEYLAMLSSKLWRESGYAKDRLASLPIDNLKIQNTNKLLSQVGDYCVSLSKSYAEGNTITEEQRNNLMKLNEYCDGMLREMVTVSDEIKTGAISLSKVKSNVKEEASNKNPVGDITEGFKEFEEGFSSYPSLIYDGPFSDHIMQREPQKLKGQPNISRAEAKKIASQATLLSIEQLKDENDEDSRMPSYCFSAEGLDISVTKKGGFVCYLLKSRLVTERKINVDQAKDKARTFMDTLKIGALTTTYYEISNNIITINYAYMQNDIIVYPDLIKVSVALDNGEIIGYDARGYLMNHKERQIKAPKYSKEDASANVNKNLKIESSRLAIVPSGGLSEVLCYEFKCKTSDDKQLLVYVNANTKVEEQILILLINENGTLTI; from the coding sequence ATGACATTTCGTATTACAAAAAGAGCGTTGATTCGCTTAATTAGTTTTGCCGTTGCTATTATTCTTGTTGCATCACTATTGGTATATACTTATTCAGAACAAACGCATCAATCAAAATTAGCATTGCAATATCAGTATATGCAAAGTGTTGATGACCTTACGCATTATGCACAAAATGTAAATAGCGACTTAACTAAAATTATCTATGCTCAAACACCGGAATACCTTGCAATGCTCTCATCAAAATTATGGAGAGAATCAGGCTACGCAAAAGACAGATTAGCTAGCCTTCCAATTGACAATCTAAAAATTCAAAATACAAACAAACTGCTTTCACAGGTTGGTGATTACTGTGTTAGCTTATCAAAATCTTATGCAGAAGGAAACACGATTACCGAAGAACAACGAAACAATCTCATGAAGCTAAATGAATACTGTGATGGTATGCTTCGTGAAATGGTAACCGTTTCAGATGAAATTAAAACAGGTGCTATTAGCCTAAGCAAAGTAAAATCCAATGTAAAAGAAGAAGCAAGCAACAAAAATCCGGTTGGTGATATTACAGAAGGCTTTAAAGAATTTGAAGAAGGTTTTTCTTCCTATCCATCTTTAATATATGATGGACCATTTTCTGATCATATTATGCAAAGAGAACCACAAAAATTAAAAGGACAGCCGAATATTTCTCGTGCAGAAGCTAAAAAAATCGCCTCACAAGCAACCTTACTTTCGATTGAACAACTAAAAGATGAAAATGACGAGGATTCTCGCATGCCATCTTATTGCTTTAGTGCAGAAGGTCTTGATATCTCCGTTACAAAAAAAGGTGGTTTTGTTTGCTATCTTTTAAAATCGCGCTTAGTAACTGAACGTAAAATCAACGTGGATCAAGCAAAGGACAAAGCACGTACTTTTATGGATACGCTCAAAATTGGCGCATTGACTACGACCTACTATGAAATCAGCAACAACATCATAACCATAAACTATGCATATATGCAAAATGATATTATTGTTTATCCGGATTTAATAAAAGTAAGCGTTGCTTTAGATAACGGAGAAATAATCGGATATGATGCAAGAGGTTATTTAATGAACCACAAGGAACGTCAAATAAAAGCTCCTAAATATTCAAAAGAAGATGCTTCTGCTAACGTAAACAAGAATTTAAAAATTGAAAGTAGTCGCCTTGCTATCGTTCCAAGTGGTGGATTATCTGAAGTATTATGCTATGAATTCAAATGCAAAACTTCCGATGATAAGCAACTTCTAGTTTATGTGAATGCTAATACAAAGGTAGAAGAACAAATACTAATTTTACTGATAAACGAAAATGGCACACTGACAATATAA
- a CDS encoding GNAT family N-acetyltransferase yields MRNDIKIRPECIRDFDEIDKLVLDSFSKGTDYSDGRGEVALIHEIRLGKYYIPELSYVAELNGIIVGHFMFSHFPLSKVSKLGNYDKEIVETPIVMLTPVSVHSDYLRQNIGSTMILLGMEKVKKLGYKGIQVEGNPKFYNTLGFETSSKYNIFATSGWPLQEPKCMMVQETYLNSLNNITGYVDYSMYENA; encoded by the coding sequence ATGAGAAATGATATTAAAATTCGTCCAGAGTGTATACGTGATTTTGATGAAATTGATAAGCTGGTGTTGGATTCGTTTTCTAAAGGTACGGATTACTCTGATGGCAGAGGTGAAGTAGCTCTGATTCATGAGATTCGCTTAGGTAAGTACTATATACCAGAACTATCTTATGTTGCAGAATTAAATGGAATTATAGTCGGACATTTTATGTTTTCGCATTTTCCACTATCTAAAGTATCAAAGCTCGGAAATTATGATAAAGAGATTGTTGAAACGCCTATTGTTATGTTAACACCAGTTTCTGTACACTCAGATTATTTGAGACAAAATATAGGTTCTACTATGATTTTATTAGGTATGGAAAAAGTGAAGAAGCTTGGGTACAAGGGGATTCAAGTTGAGGGTAATCCTAAATTTTATAATACCCTAGGATTTGAAACTTCATCAAAATATAATATCTTTGCAACAAGTGGATGGCCATTACAAGAACCGAAATGTATGATGGTACAGGAAACATATTTGAATTCACTAAATAATATTACGGGATATGTGGATTACAGTATGTATGAGAATGCATAA